Proteins from one Catenuloplanes atrovinosus genomic window:
- a CDS encoding acyl-CoA reductase has product MPAAEPLTVGDARVVAFLGALSARLLSPSVARAHPELGSLGFFLRRAELARTVERIRTTDPHTVRRPRGLVFHVPPANVDTVFVYSWALSALAGNRNVVRLSSRSAGAADAVLAALNAALADADPVIARTQRMITYGRDDAVTAALSAACDLRVLWGGDASVTELRRYPLGPLARDLTFPDRSSFAVLSAAGWLTAAGDAQRAAAEGYANDVYWFDQAACSSPGTLYVIGAPADAEKAVDGFRRELAEAVHRRGWTVDAAMAVEKRVRAYGLAADGRAVGVRFPSNELAWLRLADGAEPARAWLGAGVVAVSRLDSLLDLVPMVGPRDQTVSHFGFTVGQLRPLVEALPGRGVDRIVPFGQALSFAPVWDGHDLLEEFTTRTTIRT; this is encoded by the coding sequence ATGCCGGCCGCCGAGCCGCTCACCGTGGGCGATGCGCGCGTGGTCGCGTTCCTCGGCGCGCTGTCCGCCCGGCTGCTGTCGCCGTCCGTCGCGCGCGCCCACCCGGAGCTGGGGTCGCTCGGCTTCTTCCTGCGCCGGGCCGAGCTGGCCCGGACCGTGGAGCGGATCAGGACCACCGATCCGCACACGGTACGCCGCCCGCGCGGCCTGGTCTTCCACGTTCCACCGGCCAACGTGGACACCGTGTTCGTCTACTCCTGGGCGCTGAGCGCACTGGCCGGCAACCGCAACGTGGTACGCCTGTCGTCCCGCTCCGCCGGTGCCGCGGACGCGGTGCTGGCCGCGCTGAACGCCGCGCTCGCGGACGCCGACCCGGTGATCGCGCGTACCCAGCGGATGATCACCTACGGCCGCGACGACGCCGTCACCGCGGCGCTCTCCGCCGCCTGCGACCTGCGGGTACTGTGGGGCGGCGACGCGAGCGTGACCGAGTTGCGCCGCTACCCGCTCGGCCCGCTCGCCCGCGACCTGACGTTCCCGGACCGGTCCTCGTTCGCGGTGCTCTCCGCGGCCGGCTGGCTGACCGCGGCCGGCGACGCGCAGCGGGCCGCGGCCGAGGGCTACGCGAACGACGTCTACTGGTTCGACCAGGCGGCGTGCTCGTCCCCGGGCACGCTGTACGTGATCGGCGCGCCGGCCGACGCGGAGAAGGCGGTCGACGGCTTCCGGCGGGAACTGGCGGAGGCGGTGCACCGTCGCGGATGGACGGTGGACGCCGCGATGGCGGTGGAGAAGCGGGTTCGCGCCTACGGGCTGGCGGCGGACGGGCGCGCGGTCGGGGTGCGGTTCCCCAGCAACGAACTGGCCTGGCTGCGGCTCGCGGACGGGGCGGAGCCGGCGCGTGCGTGGCTGGGCGCGGGGGTGGTGGCGGTGTCCCGGCTGGACTCGCTGCTCGACCTCGTGCCGATGGTCGGCCCGCGGGATCAGACGGTGAGCCATTTCGGGTTCACCGTGGGGCAGTTGCGGCCGCTGGTGGAGGCGCTGCCGGGGCGGGGGGTGGACCGGATCGTCCCGTTCGGGCAGGCGCTGTCCTTCGCGCCGGTCTGGGACGGGCACGATCTCCTGGAGGAGTTCACCACCCGCACCACGATCCGCACCTGA